The Chryseobacterium suipulveris genome window below encodes:
- a CDS encoding AtpZ/AtpI family protein — MPDNHQNNDGFTPEDEKKFAANSLRQYGVYSGIVFQMLATMGLAFWGGKKLNDHFGIENNLLTVGIGFLGMGLAFYNLLKQLKNVQNEDKK, encoded by the coding sequence ATGCCAGACAACCACCAAAATAACGACGGTTTCACACCGGAAGACGAAAAGAAATTCGCCGCGAACAGTCTGCGTCAGTACGGGGTTTATTCCGGAATTGTGTTCCAGATGCTCGCGACGATGGGGCTCGCTTTCTGGGGCGGGAAAAAACTGAACGACCATTTCGGGATCGAGAATAATCTGTTGACTGTCGGTATTGGTTTTTTGGGGATGGGACTCGCTTTCTACAATTTATTGAAACAACTGAAAAATGTACAGAATGAAGATAAAAAATAA
- the atpF gene encoding F0F1 ATP synthase subunit B, translating into MGLLENFSSGLFIIQSVIFLILIFVLKKFAWKPIMDAVNEREVTIVDSLNQAKLAKQEVQNLKAENEHIIREAKIERDNILKEAREIKDRIVGEAKDAAKAEGDKMIEQARQSIQAEKTAAMADIKNQIGALSVNIAESILKQKLDNDGAQNALVENILNKSNLN; encoded by the coding sequence ATGGGATTATTAGAAAATTTTTCATCAGGTCTATTTATCATTCAGTCGGTTATATTCCTAATCCTGATTTTTGTCCTAAAAAAGTTCGCGTGGAAACCAATTATGGACGCCGTGAATGAAAGAGAGGTAACCATCGTTGACTCGCTGAACCAGGCAAAATTGGCAAAACAGGAAGTACAGAACCTGAAAGCTGAAAACGAGCACATCATCCGTGAAGCGAAGATTGAGCGCGACAACATCCTGAAAGAAGCCAGAGAAATCAAAGACAGAATCGTAGGTGAAGCCAAAGACGCTGCAAAAGCGGAAGGCGACAAAATGATCGAGCAGGCAAGACAGTCGATTCAGGCAGAGAAAACTGCTGCAATGGCAGATATCAAAAACCAGATCGGCGCACTTTCTGTAAACATCGCAGAATCGATCCTGAAGCAAAAGCTTGACAACGACGGAGCGCAGAATGCTTTGGTGGAAAATATTCTTAACAAATCTAACCTGAACTAA
- a CDS encoding T9SS type A sorting domain-containing protein, with protein MATSDILDSMFSIVPNPSKGEFSIKSKSEIKMIEVYSADGVKVPYENTSRQRYRINALSGVYSVKIIDDEGKTYNKKLLINR; from the coding sequence TTGGCTACAAGCGATATCTTAGATTCCATGTTCTCGATTGTTCCAAACCCATCAAAAGGAGAGTTTTCCATCAAATCAAAAAGTGAAATAAAAATGATAGAAGTTTATTCAGCAGACGGGGTTAAAGTTCCGTACGAAAATACTTCAAGACAAAGATATAGAATAAACGCGCTTTCAGGAGTTTATTCGGTAAAAATCATAGATGACGAGGGGAAAACATACAACAAAAAACTGTTAATCAACAGGTAG
- the atpA gene encoding F0F1 ATP synthase subunit alpha: MAEINPAEVSAILKQQLANFDTQANVEEVGTVLTIGDGIALVYGLENVQYGELVKFQSGIEGIVLNLAEDNVGVALLGESKLVKEGDTVNRTNRISSIKVGEGMLGRVVDTLGNPIDGKGPITGDLYEMPLERKAPGVIFRQPVNEPLQTGIVAIDSMIPIGRGQRELIIGDRQTGKTTVAIDTILNQKEFYDAGQPVFCIYVAVGQKGSTVAQIVQTLADKGALAYTVVVAANASDPSPMQVYAPMAGAAIGEYFRDTGRPALIIYDDLSKQAVAYRELSLLLRRPPGREAYPGDVFYLHSRLLERAAKVIADDTIASQMNDLPESLRPMVKGGGSLTALPIIETQAGDVSAYIPTNVISITDGQIFLESDLFNSGVRPAINVGISVSRVGGNAQIKSMKKVSGTLKLDQAQYKELEAFAKFGSDLDASTLAVITKGEKNVEILKQPVNSPLRVEDQVAMVYAGTENLLRNVPVRKVKEFMKEYTEFLKTKHPETMAAIKSGKIDNAVTDVLKQSATDLASKYN; this comes from the coding sequence ATGGCAGAAATAAATCCGGCAGAAGTGTCTGCAATTCTTAAACAGCAGTTGGCAAACTTCGATACACAGGCAAATGTGGAAGAAGTGGGAACTGTTTTGACCATCGGTGATGGTATCGCTTTAGTGTACGGTTTAGAAAATGTTCAGTACGGGGAACTGGTTAAATTCCAGAGCGGTATTGAAGGAATCGTACTGAACCTTGCAGAAGACAACGTGGGTGTTGCACTTCTGGGTGAGTCAAAATTAGTTAAGGAAGGTGATACGGTAAACAGAACCAACAGAATTTCATCCATCAAAGTTGGTGAGGGAATGTTGGGAAGAGTAGTAGATACCCTCGGAAATCCAATCGACGGAAAAGGACCAATTACTGGTGATCTTTATGAAATGCCGTTGGAAAGAAAAGCTCCTGGTGTAATCTTCAGACAGCCGGTAAACGAGCCGCTTCAAACAGGGATTGTTGCAATCGACTCCATGATTCCGATCGGAAGGGGACAGAGAGAGCTGATCATCGGTGACCGTCAAACCGGGAAAACTACCGTTGCAATCGACACGATCCTTAACCAAAAAGAATTCTACGATGCTGGTCAACCGGTATTCTGTATCTATGTTGCAGTTGGGCAGAAAGGTTCTACTGTAGCACAAATCGTTCAAACATTGGCAGATAAGGGAGCTTTAGCTTATACCGTAGTTGTAGCTGCAAATGCTTCTGACCCTTCACCAATGCAGGTTTACGCACCAATGGCGGGAGCTGCGATCGGCGAATATTTCCGTGATACAGGAAGACCTGCTTTGATTATTTATGATGACTTATCAAAACAAGCGGTAGCTTACCGTGAGCTTTCTCTACTTTTGAGAAGACCACCGGGACGTGAAGCTTATCCGGGTGACGTTTTCTACCTTCACTCAAGATTGTTGGAAAGAGCGGCGAAAGTAATTGCTGACGACACCATTGCTTCACAGATGAACGACTTGCCGGAATCTTTGAGACCAATGGTTAAAGGTGGCGGTTCATTAACAGCACTTCCGATTATCGAAACTCAAGCGGGTGACGTTTCCGCATATATCCCGACCAACGTAATTTCGATTACCGACGGACAGATCTTCTTGGAATCAGATTTATTTAACTCCGGAGTTCGTCCTGCAATCAATGTAGGTATTTCTGTATCGAGAGTAGGAGGTAACGCTCAGATTAAATCGATGAAAAAAGTTTCCGGTACATTGAAACTTGACCAAGCTCAGTATAAAGAATTGGAAGCGTTTGCGAAATTCGGTTCCGACCTCGATGCTTCTACACTTGCGGTAATTACTAAAGGTGAGAAAAACGTGGAAATCCTGAAACAGCCGGTGAACTCTCCATTGAGAGTTGAAGATCAGGTGGCGATGGTTTACGCGGGTACCGAAAACCTCTTGAGAAATGTTCCTGTAAGAAAGGTAAAAGAATTCATGAAAGAATACACCGAATTCTTGAAAACCAAGCATCCTGAAACAATGGCTGCGATCAAATCAGGAAAAATTGACAATGCTGTAACCGATGTATTGAAGCAGTCGGCAACAGATTTAGCGTCGAAATACAACTAA
- the atpE gene encoding ATP synthase F0 subunit C: protein MEMPKIIGAGLVVIGTGIGIGKIGAAALEGMARQPEQAGKLQTAMLIAAALVEGVAFAALFAVN, encoded by the coding sequence ATGGAAATGCCAAAAATCATTGGTGCAGGTTTAGTTGTAATCGGAACAGGTATCGGTATCGGTAAGATCGGTGCTGCTGCTTTGGAAGGTATGGCTAGACAACCAGAACAAGCTGGTAAACTTCAGACTGCGATGTTGATCGCTGCAGCTCTTGTAGAAGGGGTTGCGTTCGCTGCATTGTTCGCAGTAAACTAA
- a CDS encoding outer membrane beta-barrel protein, producing MKKIFFLGMLIAFGFSNAQVKFGINGGFASATVSDKYDDLTAGYYAGLFTEIGLGAFALQPAVNYVRINKDSYVQIPVMMKFYFVPKVNVQVGPQFAFRTGQVPATMNKTNFGVAVGLGADLVKGLFIEGRYAFQLNNALNSPPSGQKLHFNLFNVGLGLRLN from the coding sequence ATGAAAAAAATCTTCTTTCTGGGGATGTTGATTGCGTTCGGTTTTTCTAATGCGCAGGTTAAATTCGGGATCAATGGCGGTTTCGCTTCCGCAACGGTTTCGGACAAATATGATGACTTGACGGCGGGTTATTATGCAGGGCTTTTTACGGAGATCGGTTTGGGAGCATTCGCGCTTCAGCCGGCAGTAAATTATGTGAGGATCAACAAGGATTCTTATGTTCAGATTCCGGTGATGATGAAATTTTACTTCGTTCCTAAAGTTAATGTACAGGTAGGTCCACAGTTTGCGTTCCGCACCGGACAGGTTCCTGCAACGATGAACAAGACCAATTTCGGAGTCGCAGTCGGTTTGGGAGCGGATCTGGTAAAGGGATTGTTTATCGAAGGCAGATACGCTTTCCAACTGAATAATGCGCTCAACAGTCCACCTTCAGGACAAAAACTGCATTTCAACCTTTTCAATGTCGGACTTGGTTTACGACTGAACTGA
- the atpG gene encoding ATP synthase F1 subunit gamma, producing MANLKEIRGRITSISSTMQITSAMKMVSAAKLKKATDAIVMLRPYSEKLQEIIENVSSTTDLEEVATYTAEREVKKVLFIVVTSNKGLAGAFNSSVIKELNHQISNSQHEVEILSVGKKVYDAVRRSRNVYDNQSAIFDSMSFERVSNFMEQVMRDYREGRFDKVFVIYNKFINAATQEVKTEQVLPIAMAEKAGDANTDYIFEPNAKEILDVLIPKSIKTQVYKSVLDSVASEHGARMTAMHKATDNAQALKNDLVIFYNKARQAAITNEILEIVGGAEALKNS from the coding sequence ATGGCAAATTTAAAGGAAATACGCGGAAGAATTACTTCCATCTCTTCTACAATGCAGATTACGAGTGCGATGAAAATGGTTTCGGCAGCGAAACTAAAGAAAGCAACCGATGCCATTGTAATGTTGAGACCTTACTCGGAAAAATTGCAGGAAATTATCGAGAACGTAAGTTCCACAACCGATTTGGAGGAAGTTGCAACCTACACCGCTGAAAGAGAAGTGAAAAAAGTGCTCTTCATCGTGGTGACTTCAAACAAAGGACTTGCCGGTGCTTTCAACTCTTCCGTAATTAAGGAGCTGAACCACCAAATCAGCAATTCTCAGCACGAAGTGGAGATACTTTCTGTCGGGAAGAAAGTTTATGATGCCGTAAGAAGAAGCAGAAATGTTTACGACAACCAGAGTGCGATTTTCGATTCGATGAGCTTTGAGCGTGTTTCCAACTTTATGGAGCAGGTGATGAGGGATTACAGAGAAGGTCGTTTCGACAAGGTTTTTGTGATCTACAACAAGTTCATCAACGCGGCAACGCAGGAAGTGAAGACAGAGCAGGTGCTCCCAATCGCAATGGCAGAGAAAGCCGGTGATGCCAACACCGACTATATTTTTGAGCCGAATGCGAAAGAAATTCTTGATGTGTTGATTCCTAAATCAATCAAAACTCAGGTTTACAAATCTGTTTTGGATTCGGTAGCATCAGAACACGGCGCGAGAATGACAGCGATGCACAAAGCGACGGACAACGCTCAAGCTTTGAAAAACGACCTCGTTATTTTCTACAACAAGGCACGTCAAGCTGCGATTACCAACGAAATCCTCGAGATTGTAGGTGGAGCGGAAGCGCTGAAGAATTCTTAG
- a CDS encoding OmpW family outer membrane protein, producing the protein MKKLFLAGALALFGVMNAQTEKGSWVIGGSTTLGFNSVSTKYSGGGQSADGPTVSTITVTPSVGYFVIDKLAVGVDLGVTSITSKQGNTKDTVSSFTVMPTGTYYFRNAGNIIPYVGAGVGYGSVTQSGTYNNQSVSDSESGFAWKAKGGLVYLINQTVGIDLGVGYNQFTSKKNYSGVDVTTQVGTIGANLGFSLFLK; encoded by the coding sequence ATGAAAAAATTATTTTTAGCAGGTGCTTTGGCACTTTTTGGAGTGATGAACGCTCAAACCGAGAAAGGATCTTGGGTAATAGGTGGTTCTACAACTTTAGGGTTTAACAGTGTTTCTACAAAGTACAGCGGTGGTGGTCAATCAGCAGATGGACCTACAGTTAGTACTATAACAGTTACGCCATCCGTAGGTTATTTTGTAATTGACAAATTAGCTGTTGGTGTGGATCTGGGTGTCACTTCAATTACCTCAAAGCAGGGAAACACCAAAGATACTGTTTCATCTTTTACAGTCATGCCTACAGGAACTTATTATTTCCGCAATGCAGGTAATATTATTCCTTATGTTGGCGCAGGAGTTGGATATGGATCTGTGACACAATCTGGCACATATAATAATCAATCCGTATCAGACTCAGAAAGCGGGTTTGCATGGAAAGCAAAAGGAGGTTTGGTTTATTTGATTAACCAAACTGTAGGAATTGATTTAGGAGTAGGTTATAATCAGTTTACAAGCAAGAAAAACTATAGTGGAGTCGATGTTACTACTCAAGTTGGTACTATAGGTGCAAATTTAGGTTTTTCTTTATTTTTGAAGTAA
- a CDS encoding SAM hydrolase/SAM-dependent halogenase family protein produces MPVITLTSDYGLVDHRVASIKGKILSLKEDARIIDISHEIQAYNLMQTAYIVRNAYPFFPEGTVHIISVDSFFRKERKCILYKADGHYFIAADNGVLSLIFFDQKPEAMYEITFNNRFDDEVNFTSIDIFAPVAVHLQNGGLPEVIGRKFKNPKQLSFPKPVFNESEKMIIGEILYIDNFGNVVSNISKKFLEQNGLVLENFILKFRNLALTKIYDRYTDVVSDWENEHEYHGKSAAIFNAAGLLELTIYKGNILSGAKTLLGMNIGENIFIEFQ; encoded by the coding sequence ATGCCCGTTATTACCCTTACATCAGATTATGGATTAGTCGATCACCGAGTTGCCTCGATCAAAGGCAAGATCCTGAGTTTGAAGGAAGATGCAAGAATTATAGATATCTCGCATGAAATCCAGGCGTACAACCTTATGCAGACCGCGTATATTGTAAGAAACGCGTACCCTTTCTTTCCTGAAGGAACGGTGCACATCATTTCTGTTGACAGCTTTTTCCGGAAAGAAAGAAAATGCATCCTCTATAAAGCGGACGGACATTACTTCATTGCGGCAGACAACGGCGTTCTGAGCTTGATTTTCTTTGACCAGAAACCTGAAGCGATGTACGAAATCACCTTCAACAACCGTTTTGACGACGAGGTCAATTTCACCTCCATCGATATTTTTGCTCCCGTTGCTGTACACCTCCAGAACGGTGGCTTGCCTGAAGTAATCGGCAGAAAATTTAAGAATCCAAAACAGCTTTCATTCCCAAAACCGGTATTTAATGAGAGTGAAAAAATGATTATCGGCGAAATACTCTATATCGACAACTTTGGGAATGTGGTTTCAAACATTAGCAAAAAATTCCTGGAGCAAAACGGATTGGTTCTTGAAAACTTTATCCTGAAATTCAGGAATCTGGCTTTGACAAAAATCTATGACCGATACACCGATGTAGTAAGCGACTGGGAAAACGAGCATGAATACCACGGAAAATCGGCTGCGATCTTCAACGCGGCGGGATTGCTCGAACTGACCATTTACAAAGGCAATATTCTGAGCGGTGCCAAAACTTTGCTCGGCATGAATATCGGCGAAAATATCTTTATCGAATTTCAATAA
- the ffh gene encoding signal recognition particle protein, with amino-acid sequence MFNSLQDKLDKALHNISGRGKITEINVAETVKEIRRALVDADVNYKVAKDLTKRVQDKALGQNVLTSLTPGQLMTKIVHDELVDLMGGTQEGINLSGKPSVILIAGLQGSGKTTFSGKLANYLKQKRSKKPLLVACDVYRPAAIDQLKILGEQTGIPVYTEPGATNPSVIAENAVKFAKENNHDVVIVDTAGRLAIDEQMMNEIKSVHYFIKPNETLFVVDSMTGQDAVNTAKAFNEALNFDGVVLTKLDGDTRGGAALTIRSVVEKPIKFISTGEKMEALDLFYPERMADRILGMGDVVSLVERAQEQFDEEEAKKLHKKIAKNEFGFDDFLKQINQIKKMGNMKDLMGMIPGVGKAIKDVDINDDAFKHIEAIIHSMTPDERRRPSIINTQRKNRIAKGSGRKIEDVNQLMKQFEQMGKMMKMMQGPQGKQMMEMMSKGMPKMPGMGGNLFGR; translated from the coding sequence ATGTTCAACAGTTTACAGGATAAATTAGACAAAGCCCTCCATAATATTTCCGGACGTGGGAAAATCACCGAAATCAACGTTGCAGAAACGGTTAAGGAAATCCGCCGAGCGTTGGTTGACGCCGATGTGAACTATAAAGTCGCCAAAGATTTAACCAAAAGAGTTCAGGATAAAGCATTGGGACAGAACGTTCTCACTTCGTTAACTCCGGGACAATTGATGACAAAAATCGTTCACGACGAACTCGTGGATTTGATGGGCGGAACACAGGAAGGAATCAACCTTTCCGGGAAACCAAGTGTGATTTTGATTGCAGGACTTCAAGGTTCGGGTAAGACGACTTTCTCCGGAAAACTCGCCAATTACTTAAAACAGAAAAGAAGCAAGAAACCCTTATTGGTTGCTTGTGACGTTTACAGACCGGCCGCAATCGACCAGCTGAAAATCTTAGGCGAACAAACCGGAATCCCAGTTTATACCGAACCGGGCGCAACAAACCCTTCTGTAATTGCTGAAAACGCGGTGAAGTTTGCCAAAGAAAACAACCACGATGTAGTGATCGTCGATACAGCGGGACGTTTGGCGATTGATGAGCAGATGATGAACGAGATTAAATCCGTGCATTATTTCATCAAGCCGAATGAAACCCTTTTCGTTGTGGATTCCATGACGGGACAAGACGCGGTAAACACGGCGAAAGCGTTCAACGAAGCACTGAATTTCGATGGAGTTGTTTTAACCAAATTAGATGGTGATACTCGTGGTGGTGCTGCTTTAACGATTCGTTCCGTTGTGGAGAAACCAATCAAGTTTATTTCGACAGGCGAAAAAATGGAGGCACTCGATCTGTTCTACCCCGAAAGAATGGCGGATAGAATCTTGGGAATGGGTGATGTAGTTTCCCTTGTAGAAAGAGCTCAGGAACAGTTCGACGAAGAAGAGGCAAAGAAACTCCACAAGAAAATTGCTAAGAACGAATTCGGATTCGACGACTTCTTGAAGCAAATCAACCAGATCAAGAAAATGGGGAATATGAAGGATTTGATGGGGATGATTCCTGGAGTTGGCAAAGCGATTAAAGATGTAGACATTAACGACGACGCCTTTAAACATATCGAAGCCATCATCCACTCGATGACGCCGGATGAAAGAAGACGCCCATCAATTATCAATACCCAAAGAAAAAACAGAATCGCGAAAGGTTCCGGAAGAAAAATCGAGGATGTGAACCAACTGATGAAGCAGTTTGAACAGATGGGAAAAATGATGAAGATGATGCAGGGACCGCAAGGAAAACAGATGATGGAAATGATGAGCAAAGGAATGCCGAAAATGCCTGGAATGGGCGGAAACCTGTTTGGACGATAA
- a CDS encoding outer membrane beta-barrel protein: MKNAILAAALLVSAVSFGQRAQKGEFQLNAGVALPSHYSDNVGLYAGFDYGIHKDITLGAEARFGGKDYGNNWNGRWFGIGINGNYHFNSLIGIPNNWDFYAGPTIGFNTFTWKDKNNNFAEPYKSNVAISAQVGGRYFITNNFALNAEANAGDLFNGGKFGITYKF; encoded by the coding sequence ATGAAAAATGCGATTTTGGCTGCAGCGCTTCTTGTTTCTGCAGTAAGTTTTGGGCAAAGAGCACAGAAAGGTGAATTTCAACTGAACGCAGGTGTTGCGCTACCAAGTCATTATTCCGATAACGTAGGTCTGTACGCAGGTTTTGACTACGGAATCCATAAAGACATTACTTTGGGTGCGGAAGCAAGATTCGGTGGGAAAGATTACGGCAATAACTGGAACGGCAGATGGTTCGGAATCGGTATCAACGGAAACTACCACTTCAACTCCTTGATCGGAATTCCTAATAACTGGGATTTTTACGCGGGTCCAACAATCGGTTTCAATACTTTTACTTGGAAGGACAAAAACAATAATTTTGCTGAGCCCTACAAATCAAATGTAGCAATTTCTGCACAGGTTGGAGGAAGATATTTTATCACCAACAATTTTGCGTTGAACGCTGAAGCGAACGCAGGTGATCTCTTCAACGGAGGAAAATTCGGTATCACCTACAAATTCTAA
- the atpB gene encoding F0F1 ATP synthase subunit A: protein MLKRVVLVLGFLSTFSLANAQHETATATAAPHETEANAPLSEKEQSLEEVNAFKQHHLLDSHSFNIMVEKKADGTEKPIGFPLPVIFYDPANGLHTMMSSAFDGDKVVESNGGHYKLYHEKIVKTDASGTITYDENHHATNEKVWDFSITKSVLMILVTALLMLWIFGSMAKNYKKSLVPSGFGKLMEPVILFVRDDIAKPNIGHNYKKYMSYLLTVFFFILFLNLFGLMPFGINVTGNIAITLALALITFFITQFTANKNYWQHIFWMPGVPIPMKLVMLPIEVLGMFIKPFSLLIRLFANMSAGHLIVMSLIGLIYVFKNVIAGVAFPFLTFVLYLLEVLVAFLQAYIFTMLSAVYFGMANEEHGHEGEEGRAH, encoded by the coding sequence ATGCTGAAAAGAGTAGTACTTGTATTAGGTTTTTTATCGACATTTTCCCTTGCAAATGCACAGCACGAAACAGCTACAGCAACTGCAGCACCACATGAAACTGAAGCAAACGCACCCCTTTCTGAAAAGGAGCAGTCTCTCGAAGAAGTGAACGCCTTCAAGCAGCACCACCTTCTGGATTCGCACAGCTTCAACATCATGGTTGAGAAAAAAGCCGACGGTACTGAAAAGCCAATTGGTTTCCCGCTTCCTGTGATTTTCTACGATCCTGCGAACGGACTCCACACAATGATGAGTTCAGCATTTGATGGCGACAAAGTTGTTGAGAGCAACGGCGGCCACTACAAACTTTACCACGAAAAAATTGTAAAAACCGACGCTTCAGGTACCATCACTTACGATGAAAACCATCACGCAACCAACGAAAAAGTCTGGGATTTCTCGATCACCAAAAGTGTTTTAATGATTCTTGTGACTGCACTTCTGATGCTTTGGATTTTCGGTTCGATGGCAAAAAATTACAAGAAATCTCTTGTTCCTTCCGGATTCGGAAAACTGATGGAACCCGTTATTCTTTTCGTGAGAGACGATATCGCAAAACCAAACATCGGGCACAATTACAAGAAATACATGAGCTACTTGCTTACCGTGTTTTTCTTCATCCTTTTCCTGAACCTTTTCGGTTTGATGCCGTTCGGAATTAACGTTACAGGAAATATTGCTATTACACTGGCTTTAGCTTTAATCACATTCTTCATCACTCAGTTTACAGCTAACAAAAACTATTGGCAGCACATCTTCTGGATGCCGGGAGTTCCAATTCCGATGAAACTGGTTATGTTGCCGATCGAGGTTTTGGGAATGTTTATCAAGCCGTTCTCGCTTCTGATCCGTCTCTTTGCAAACATGTCTGCAGGTCACTTGATCGTGATGAGTTTGATCGGATTGATTTATGTGTTCAAAAATGTGATCGCAGGAGTTGCGTTCCCGTTCCTGACTTTCGTATTGTATTTACTGGAAGTTTTGGTAGCGTTCCTTCAAGCGTATATCTTCACCATGCTTTCTGCGGTATATTTCGGGATGGCAAATGAGGAGCACGGACACGAAGGTGAAGAGGGAAGGGCTCATTAA
- a CDS encoding PhoH family protein, whose amino-acid sequence MFELNYEITGIDAKIFYGVNNQFFNLLKSSFPTLKITGRDHFIFAMGNQEVLDILKNKLDDIVNFISKNNNITLKDIENILNIKDEQEKQLVFDQDIIVKGVNGKVIKAKTTNLKKLVKESEKKDMVFAIGPAGTGKTYTSVALAVRALKEKEVKRIILTRPAVEAGESLGFLPGDLKEKLDPYLQPLYDALRDMIPHEKLEGFIEKRVIEVAPLAFMRGRTLDEAFVILDEAQNTTHSQMKMFLTRMGMNAKFIITGDPSQVDLPMKQKSGLREAMRILKDVAEIGFVHLTEEDVVRHPVVKKIILAYNKEEKRMRDE is encoded by the coding sequence ATGTTCGAACTGAATTACGAAATCACGGGCATCGATGCCAAAATTTTCTACGGAGTCAACAACCAATTCTTTAACCTGCTGAAATCAAGTTTTCCCACACTGAAAATTACGGGAAGGGATCATTTCATCTTCGCCATGGGAAACCAAGAAGTATTGGATATTCTGAAGAATAAGCTTGACGATATCGTGAATTTCATTTCCAAAAATAACAACATCACGCTGAAAGATATCGAAAACATCCTGAACATTAAAGACGAGCAGGAAAAGCAGCTGGTCTTCGATCAGGACATCATCGTCAAAGGAGTGAACGGTAAAGTTATCAAAGCGAAAACCACCAATCTGAAAAAGCTGGTGAAGGAAAGCGAGAAAAAGGACATGGTTTTCGCGATTGGTCCTGCCGGAACCGGGAAAACCTATACCAGTGTCGCACTTGCTGTGCGAGCTTTGAAGGAGAAAGAAGTAAAGCGAATTATTCTTACAAGACCCGCTGTGGAAGCAGGGGAGAGTCTCGGTTTCCTTCCAGGAGATCTCAAAGAGAAGCTTGATCCATATTTACAGCCGCTTTACGATGCTTTGCGCGATATGATTCCCCACGAGAAACTCGAAGGTTTCATTGAGAAAAGGGTGATCGAAGTCGCCCCGCTTGCTTTTATGCGCGGAAGAACTTTGGATGAAGCATTTGTAATTTTAGATGAGGCCCAGAACACCACCCATTCTCAAATGAAGATGTTTCTCACCAGAATGGGGATGAATGCCAAATTCATCATCACCGGAGATCCAAGTCAAGTCGATTTGCCGATGAAGCAGAAATCTGGATTAAGGGAGGCGATGCGGATTTTAAAGGATGTCGCCGAAATCGGATTCGTGCACTTAACAGAGGAAGACGTAGTGAGACACCCAGTTGTTAAGAAAATCATCCTTGCCTATAATAAAGAGGAAAAAAGAATGCGCGACGAGTAG
- the atpH gene encoding ATP synthase F1 subunit delta, whose amino-acid sequence MLTSKVAKRYAQGLLNFTQDSGSTNSIFGEMGDVVKTISNSRELQNFFNSPIIEQKKKASVAGEIFKGFSPVTQNLIQLVIKHGREGQLQNIAQEFINKVEDMNGVQRITLTSATQLSGENINNILKSTNLVNHDNKFDVKSIINPEILGGYILRVGDQQVDASVRTKLNKLKKEFQLN is encoded by the coding sequence ATGCTCACATCTAAAGTAGCAAAAAGATACGCGCAAGGTTTGCTTAATTTCACGCAGGATTCGGGAAGCACGAATTCGATTTTTGGTGAAATGGGCGACGTTGTGAAAACCATCTCCAATTCCCGCGAGTTGCAGAATTTCTTCAATTCCCCGATTATCGAGCAGAAGAAGAAAGCAAGTGTTGCAGGTGAGATCTTCAAAGGATTTTCGCCAGTTACGCAAAATCTGATCCAGTTGGTCATCAAACACGGAAGAGAAGGACAGCTGCAGAATATCGCCCAGGAATTCATCAACAAAGTGGAGGATATGAACGGAGTTCAAAGAATTACGCTCACTTCCGCAACCCAGCTTTCCGGAGAGAATATCAATAATATCCTTAAATCTACAAACCTGGTTAATCACGACAATAAGTTCGACGTGAAGTCCATTATCAACCCAGAGATTTTGGGTGGGTACATTCTGAGAGTCGGCGACCAGCAAGTAGATGCATCAGTGAGAACCAAACTGAACAAACTGAAAAAAGAATTTCAATTAAATTAA